The nucleotide window GTTGGTCTTCAGGAAGCCTTTTTAAACCTGCCATGATATCTTTTCTTGTTTCCCACTCCTTGATTTGATCTGGTTGACTTGTGTTTTGTGCGTTTTGATTTAATGCATCATAAAAGTGTTTGTAGCGTTTACGTCGTTTGATCTCATTGATCGAAAGGTTATACGCTATTTTAAATATCCAGGAGGATGCTTTTACGCCGGTCATTTTTTTGAATTTATGTACAGATGTGTAAATTCTTATAAACACTTCTTGTACGATATCTTCTGCTGTTGTACGGTCACCCAGGTATCTGAGTAAAAAATTAAAGAGTGCAGCTCCGTGTTTTTGAACCAGACGTTCGAACGCCTTTTGATCTCCTTTTCCTGCTGCCGTTATAAGCTCTGCGTCCTGATCTGTTTTGATCATATTATTCATTGACTATTGCAATAGTCTGTTTTGATTTTATCATATCGGGTCTTCCTTGTTTAAATAACTGGGGTTGCCGATATTATTATTTTTTATGTTAAACAGTCAATTTGTTTGATTTTAAGGCATAAGCTATGGCAATACCGACAATAAAAGCCGCTGCAAGATTTGAGGCCAGTGTTATGCCCAGCATCATTAAAGAAACAAACAGATCTTTGTGATTTTTTATGTCAATTATTGTCATTGACAGTTGACTGCCTGCAAACAGGAGCAACACTCCCAGTACCGACATGGGAATAAGGTATAAAATCGACAGCAGATGAGAGCCGAATACAACAGCTAAAATCAAAAAGATGGAGCCGATAATCATATTTGATCCGGCAGTACGTGCGCCGAACCGATAATGAGCTGCCAGCCCGCCGGCACCATGGCACAGCGGCATGCCGCCAAGGAAAAAACTCATAAAGTTTGCCAATGCCATGCTGATGCAAGCTGATTTATAAGTTACTTTTTTTGATTTATCGTCAAAATAGTCCTTGGACA belongs to Desulfobacula toluolica Tol2 and includes:
- a CDS encoding RNA polymerase sigma factor produces the protein MNNMIKTDQDAELITAAGKGDQKAFERLVQKHGAALFNFLLRYLGDRTTAEDIVQEVFIRIYTSVHKFKKMTGVKASSWIFKIAYNLSINEIKRRKRYKHFYDALNQNAQNTSQPDQIKEWETRKDIMAGLKRLPEDQRAALLLRVNEGYSYREISDILNLSISSVESLIFRARKGLKKHLKF